The Paenibacillus antri region TCGCGGCCAGCCGGTCGCCGCCGTCCGCCTTCGCGAGCCGATACGGCCCGGCTTCCCCTCGCAGCTCGGTCCAGTTCAGCTTGTCGATCGAATAAGCGATCGTAACCTGCTTCAGCCCGGCCTCCGGCCCCGGTTCGCCGCCGCCGTTGTAGTTCCACACATGCATCTCGCCGAGCGGATACGTGCCGCCGAGGTCGACGACGATCGCCGCCTCCTCGCCGCCGCCCGCCGGCGTCGTCGCGAGCCACATGCCTTCGCGCCTCCGGTCATGCGTATCGTCCGCGCCGCGGAGCGCCGACATGCCGTAGTGGCTCACGACCGCGTCCGGCGGCGTGACGTCGCGCTCCGGCGCGGACGACACCGCGTCGATCGGGTGGATGAGCGCGCCGGACGTCACCTCGCCCGCATACCGGTAAAACCGGACCTCGCTAAGCCCGAACGTCCGGGTTCCGTCCGCGGCGCGATTGCCCTTCCCGGCCTCGGGATGCGCCTCGAGCCGCACGTAGCGGGCGAGCGCGCCGCCGAACCGGACCGGCTCGCCGCCCTCGAGGTTCGTCGCGGCGATCGCGCCGGCGCCGCTCGCTTCGGCGAAGACGAACGGCGCCCCTTCGCCCTCCCACGCCGTCCACGTCTGCCCGTCGACGGAGAGCGAGATCGCGACCTCTTTCAGACCGTAAGCGGTCCGCTGCGGCTCGTTGTAATTCCAGATCCACATCTCGCCGAGCGGCTGTACGCTTCCGAGATCGAACGCGAGCGAGGCGGCCTGGCCCGCCGCCGCGTCCAAGCACCACATCGCGCGCTTCTCGTCGCCGTGCAGCTGCGCCTTCGCGCCGGCGCCGGACATGCCGGCGTTATCGGCGGCGCGCGCCGCGGCGCAGCCTTCGCTCGCCTCGCCCGCCGCCCTCGTCCCTTCGATCGGCGTCCCGTACGCCGCTCGCCGCGGCGCCGGCTCTGCCCGTCCGCCCTCGCAGCCGGTCGACGCGGCCAGCAGCGCCGCGGCCGCGATCGCGAGCCCGATCGTCGCCGCCCCCCGTCTCATGCGTCCCATCTCGTCCCCCCGCGCCTTCGAATCCGCTTCCATTCTATCCTACAGTGTATCCTCGCGAGCGGCCGACGTCTTTCGGAGAAGGCGCCAACTTTTTATAAATTAACGCCATCGAAAAAACCGATCCCCATGCAGCACCCGCGCCGCCTGAAGATCGGTCCATTCGATTCCGTCACTTCTTATCGTTTTCCAGCAGCTCCACCAATACTTTCAGCGCCTCGGTCGTATCGATGTACGCGTACCGGCCGCCGGTGTATTCGCCCTTCTGCTGCAGCGGGAAGCCCCGGCTCGCAAGCGCCTCCGTCTTCTCCTGCATTCCGTCGATGACGAAGGCGATGTGATGCACCCCTTCGCCGCGCTCGTTCAGATGGTTCCGCCACGTGCTCGGCGTCTCGTCGGGCTCGATCAGCTCGAGCTGCAGATTGCCCAAGCGGAAGAACGCCAGCTTCGCCCGCGCGGCGGACGGCCGCCCCTCGAATTCCGTGCGGGCGACCTCCGGCGCGTCCGTCCAGAACGCCTCCGGCTTCGGCAAGCCGAAGAACGCCGCGTACGCCTCGCTCGTCCGCTCGATATCGCGTACGATCAGACCGATCTGCGTTACCACATTGGTGCCGAGCATGCCGTTCGCTTGTTCCTCGTTCATTGGAATCCGCTCCCCTGTAGGTTCATATTACGACGAAACGGCCGCAACGAGCCGACCGTCGACTTCCGCGACCGGCACGAACACCGGACGCTCGTCCGGCGACCTGTTCGGCGTATGCAGCGCGAGCCTCAGCCCGCCGTCGAACCGCGCGAAAATCATGCCGTGACCGCCGTCGCTCTCGTAGATCGGCTCCGGCTCTTGGCGCCATGGCCCGAGCACGCCGCCGGACTCGGAGCGCGCGATGCCCTGCGCGTACCGGCCGCCGCGGAAGCTCGACCAAAGCATCAGCAGCGTCCCGTTCGCGCAGCGATGCAGGTACGGGCCGTCCGTGACGTAACCCTCGCCGTTCTTCGGGCTCTTCACGGGCTCCACCCACGGCGCGTCGGTCGCCCGGAACAGCGTGACGGGCGCGGATACCGCGCGGTCGAGCGACTCGGACAGCTCGATCGCCTCGACCGTGCCGTCTTTCGTCTGCACCCACTCGTGGCAAAACACCATCCACGGCTTGCCGTCGTCGTCCACGTACAACGTACCGTCGAGGCATTCCCAGTCGCGCGGCGTCACCGGACCGTCGCTGTGCGGCCGGAACGGGCCGAGCGGCGAATCCGCGATCAAAATTTGCGTCCCGCGGCAGACGCCGTCCGCCTTGAACGTCGCGAACATATAGTACTTCCCGCGATACCGGTGCACCTCGGGCGCCCAGTAATTCGTATCCGACCAGAAGTCCGGCCCCGGCCGGAACGCCGGGAACGGTCCCTCCCATTCGGTCAAGTCCTTGCTCCGATACGCATCGAAGCCCGTCGCCGGGCCCCGCCAGATATTCTTGTCGGTCGAGCCGTACAAGTAATACCAGCCGTCCTCGTGCGGCAGCACGAACGGATCCCGCATTTGAATGTCGTTCAACGTTAACTTCGGCTTCGTCGGTTCCGTCATGTCGTCACTCCTCGTTTCATTCCCAGCCCGGCGGCACGACGCCCGGACCGCCCTCGGACGCGAACGCGCGCGCGTCGCGGTCGAACCGGAGCGTCTCGTTCCCTTCGACGCGAATCGGATACGTCGTTCCCCCGTGCTCGAACGAGCCTTCCGCCGGCGCGACGCCCATCCCGACGATCGAGCGCAGCTCGCCCGCGCGGTCGGTGACGACGCGCACGCCTGCCGGGACTCGGTACAGCAGCGCGCCGTCGCGATAAATTTCGCCGCCGGACGCCCCGTGGACGAATTCGAACCGGCTCCCGTCGACGTCGCGGCGATAGCCGACGCTCTCCGCCAGCACCGCGCCGTGGTCCGCGGCGTTCGGCAGCAGCGCCGTAAACCACAGCTCGCCTTCAGGCGTCGGCAGCACCCCGCTCAGCCGCTCGACGTAATCGAGCGCGCAGATCGCAGCCGGCGAATACGCCTCGGTAAAACCCTCTTCGCCCGTCCACGGACTCAACGTCTGGCCGAATCGCGTCATTCGGGATACGGCGGAGACGATCGACTGGGTCGCCCACGTCAGCTCGACGTGCCGCCCGTGCAGCTCGAACGCGCGCGGCGCGCGGAGCAGCGTCAGGAAGTTGCTCGGCCCCGCCCACGAGTTGTACGTCGAATGCGGGTCGAACCGCGGATCGTCCATCGCGATCGACGCGAACGGATATTTCGCGAAAAACTTACGCGTATTCAGCACGTACCGCCGCAGCGACGACGCGAAGAACGCGTCGTCTCCGACCTCGGAGGCGAGCACGCGCAGCAGCACGTCCGATTGGATGCGCACGAACCTGCCGTGCCGATCGACGTCGTAGAAGAAGCCGTCCGTTTCGTCGAAGCAGTGCTCGATCAAGCAGCGGGACGATTGCTCCGCTTTCGCTTCCCATGCCGCGGCCGCCGCGTCGTCGCCCAGCGACCGAGCCATCCGGGCGAGATACTTGCGCGAGCAATAGACGCTCGCCGTCAGGTCCGGCGCCAGGAACGGCAGCAGCGGCGATTGCGGGTCGCAGCGCGCGGGGTCGTTGCCGTAGGGCGTATCCGGCGTATGCCAGAACCGAGGCGACAAGTCATGCCCGGTGTCGAAGGCGCAGAACGCCTCCACGCAGCCGGTCCCGCGCGTATTGCGATACGTCGCCAGCCAATCGTCGTAGCGCGATAGGGCTTGGTACATTTTCCGAAGGAAACGCTCGTCCCCCCCATGCAGCTCCGCATGCGTCCACACGCTGCGCGCCGGCGGCGTAACGAGCTGGATTTGCTTGAACACGGCGCCGTCGGCCGTGATCTTATAAGGGATGAGCCCGTCCGTGCGCTGCAGGTCGGCGAATTGCTCGAACGTCGCCTGCGCGACGGACGGCAGAAACCGCGACAGCAGCTCGACATTGATCGTGCCCGTGCTTTCCAGCCAGCAGCCGTGATAGACGCCGCCCTCCTGCAGAATCGGCTTCCCTTCGCGGTTCGGCACGATGCAATCGAGCAGCGTCCGCATCGCCGTATAATACGTCGTTTCGAGCGCCGAGGTATTGCCGCCGCAAGCGACGAACGCCGCCCCCGACGCCGCGAACTCCTCTGCGATCCGCTCGTCCGACGCCTTCTTCCCGCGACCGATCCGCTCCGCCGTATCGACCGCGCGAAGCCGATCGAGCGTTTCACCCAATTGTTCCGACATCTTCGTTATCACTCGCCTTCTGCCATCGGCCGGACGAACTCGGACGGACTGCGCCCCGCGATCGACTTGAACGCTTGGATGAAGTGCGTCGAGATCTGGAATCCGGCCCTCTCGCTGATTTCATACACCATGTACTTGCCGGTCTGGACGAGCTCCTTCGCTTTCTCCACCCGGCGTTTGTTAGCGCTGTCACGAACGGTTCGCCTGCGATGCGCTTGAACGATCGGCTTAGATAGTTCCGATTCGCGCACCGCTCCGCGGCGATCTCCTCGAGCGTGATCGCGCGATCATAACACTTTTCAATATAATGCTTAATCACGCGATCGACAAGCGCATGGCTGCGCTTCCCCAGCATCGTCGGATGGCAGCGACTTCAAATCGAATACAATCGGCTAAGCATAAGACAATTTTCGCTAATGGCGAATCGACGTCCGCTCTGTCACGCTAGGAAACATAGAAAAATGCGCACCTGCGTAGGGGGACTTCGAGTGGTCGGGTATGCAGCTTTGATCGGTGCGGTATTGATTTGGGCGTTGTCTTATGTCGTCATGAAGTCGGCGACGACGGATTACCCCCAGCTGCTCTTTCAATTCTGGAGGTACGCCGCCGTCGCCGCGGTCTATTCGATTGCATTCCATCGCGTCATCCGCGCGATTCCGGGCTCGCTTTGGAAAACGGGACTGCTATGGCTCGGACCGGCCAATTTCGTGCACGGCTTCTTTTCGATTTACGCCGTACAGTACACGACGCCGACGAGAGTCGTCGTCATCAACAGCCTGATCATCGGCGTCGTCCCGCTGCTGCGATGGTTCCACGACCGCTGCAATCCGGCGCGTCCCGAACGATGGGCGATCGGCATCGCGCTTCTAGCGATCTCTCTTCTGCTCGACCCGCAAGACCGCTCCGTACAGGCAGGGGACGCCCTGGCGTTCGTCGGCATGCTCGGCTACAGCTACGCGATCGTACTCGTGAACCGCATGCTGACGACGGATCGCGCTTCGGTCATCCAGGTGTCCTACTTGGCCGTGATGGGCTGCGCCGTCTATTTCTTCGCCGCGGCGGCCATATACGCCCTCGTTCGACCGGACGGCTTCGCGGTGCAGGCATTGATCAGTCAACCGATGACGATCGCCGGCGTCTTATACATGGTCGTGTTCGTGTCGCTGGCCGCCAATCTGCTGCAAGTCGCCGGACAACGCAGGCTGTCGCCGGTCACCGTGTCGATCTTGTTCTGCTTGGAGCCCGCCGTCACGGGCGTGCTGGACTATGTCCTGCTCGGCAACGCAGCTTCGTGGCGCCTCATCGTATGCGGCCTCCTGCTGATCGCTGCGACCGTCATCGCTTCGCTTCGGTACCGGACGGGGGACGCCGACGAACATGCCTTGCCCGCCGCCGGCGCCCGGTCCGATTCGACTCCGTCGGTCGGTCAATAAGTACCGAGGCGTTCCCTCGCGCCTGTCGAAACTCGTACGTCGACGATATTTCCTCGGCAATATTCGACAGAAAGCCAAGCATTATCGCTTCCGCGCGAAGACGTACGCCGCCGCCGCGAACGACGCAAGCAGCAGGATGCCGAACCAAGCCGCGGCCGCCGTCGCGTCGGAGCCGGCGGCGCCTCCGCCGACGAGCAGCCCGCGCAGCGTCTCGATCAGCGGCGTCACCGGCTGATATTCGGCGAAGGCGCGGAGCCACGAAGGCATCGTCTCCGTCGGCACGAACGCGCTGCTGACATACGGCAGGAACATGATGACGAAGGCGAAGGCGCCGGCCGTCTCCGCGCTGCCCGCCAGCAAGCCGAAGAGGATGGCCAGCCAGCAGACGGCGAGGAAAAACAAGCCGAGGAACAGCGCGACGCCCAGCCACTCGGCCCAGCCCGCCGAAGGGCGGAAGCCTACGGCCAGCGCGACGAGA contains the following coding sequences:
- a CDS encoding VOC family protein — encoded protein: MNEEQANGMLGTNVVTQIGLIVRDIERTSEAYAAFFGLPKPEAFWTDAPEVARTEFEGRPSAARAKLAFFRLGNLQLELIEPDETPSTWRNHLNERGEGVHHIAFVIDGMQEKTEALASRGFPLQQKGEYTGGRYAYIDTTEALKVLVELLENDKK
- a CDS encoding glycoside hydrolase family 43 protein codes for the protein MTEPTKPKLTLNDIQMRDPFVLPHEDGWYYLYGSTDKNIWRGPATGFDAYRSKDLTEWEGPFPAFRPGPDFWSDTNYWAPEVHRYRGKYYMFATFKADGVCRGTQILIADSPLGPFRPHSDGPVTPRDWECLDGTLYVDDDGKPWMVFCHEWVQTKDGTVEAIELSESLDRAVSAPVTLFRATDAPWVEPVKSPKNGEGYVTDGPYLHRCANGTLLMLWSSFRGGRYAQGIARSESGGVLGPWRQEPEPIYESDGGHGMIFARFDGGLRLALHTPNRSPDERPVFVPVAEVDGRLVAAVSS
- a CDS encoding MGH1-like glycoside hydrolase domain-containing protein, with amino-acid sequence MSEQLGETLDRLRAVDTAERIGRGKKASDERIAEEFAASGAAFVACGGNTSALETTYYTAMRTLLDCIVPNREGKPILQEGGVYHGCWLESTGTINVELLSRFLPSVAQATFEQFADLQRTDGLIPYKITADGAVFKQIQLVTPPARSVWTHAELHGGDERFLRKMYQALSRYDDWLATYRNTRGTGCVEAFCAFDTGHDLSPRFWHTPDTPYGNDPARCDPQSPLLPFLAPDLTASVYCSRKYLARMARSLGDDAAAAAWEAKAEQSSRCLIEHCFDETDGFFYDVDRHGRFVRIQSDVLLRVLASEVGDDAFFASSLRRYVLNTRKFFAKYPFASIAMDDPRFDPHSTYNSWAGPSNFLTLLRAPRAFELHGRHVELTWATQSIVSAVSRMTRFGQTLSPWTGEEGFTEAYSPAAICALDYVERLSGVLPTPEGELWFTALLPNAADHGAVLAESVGYRRDVDGSRFEFVHGASGGEIYRDGALLYRVPAGVRVVTDRAGELRSIVGMGVAPAEGSFEHGGTTYPIRVEGNETLRFDRDARAFASEGGPGVVPPGWE
- a CDS encoding helix-turn-helix domain-containing protein; translated protein: MRESELSKPIVQAHRRRTVRDSANKRRVEKAKELVQTGKYMVYEISERAGFQISTHFIQAFKSIAGRSPSEFVRPMAEGE
- a CDS encoding DMT family transporter is translated as MVGYAALIGAVLIWALSYVVMKSATTDYPQLLFQFWRYAAVAAVYSIAFHRVIRAIPGSLWKTGLLWLGPANFVHGFFSIYAVQYTTPTRVVVINSLIIGVVPLLRWFHDRCNPARPERWAIGIALLAISLLLDPQDRSVQAGDALAFVGMLGYSYAIVLVNRMLTTDRASVIQVSYLAVMGCAVYFFAAAAIYALVRPDGFAVQALISQPMTIAGVLYMVVFVSLAANLLQVAGQRRLSPVTVSILFCLEPAVTGVLDYVLLGNAASWRLIVCGLLLIAATVIASLRYRTGDADEHALPAAGARSDSTPSVGQ
- a CDS encoding ABC transporter permease is translated as MTTLFSGWAQTLQDGWTLFLRLTRHTLRNPETLLVGILLPVILMLMFVFVFGGAIATGTEYVNYVVPGIIVTCVGYGTSMTATSVNLDMTGGMYERLRAMPVRPVSLLLGHVANSLVRNGIGAVLVFLVALAVGFRPSAGWAEWLGVALFLGLFFLAVCWLAILFGLLAGSAETAGAFAFVIMFLPYVSSAFVPTETMPSWLRAFAEYQPVTPLIETLRGLLVGGGAAGSDATAAAAWFGILLLASFAAAAYVFARKR